The following proteins are encoded in a genomic region of Thioclava nitratireducens:
- a CDS encoding ABC transporter substrate-binding protein: MRNLLAAPVLAASLALPLAAPAFADWAQMQAEAKGQTVYFNAWGGDPRTNAFIDWVSDQMQEKYGVTVEQVKLSDTAEAVSRVQAEKAAGKDDGGAVDLIWINGPNFLAMKDAGLLHGPFVSDLPNAKYLDLSEGSAATTDFTVPTEGYESPWRLAKFAFAYDAERVNEPPKDMAGLLDWAKAHPGRFTHPNPSNFMGASFLKQALVQLAPDPAALSQPVMDEAYTKETAPLWAWYDALRPLMWREGKSFPENESAQAQLLADGEVDFAMFFDPAAPAAMIEQGVLPPSVRVWVPEGGTIGNISYVAIPYNAAHQAGAELVANFLLDPATQAHMQDIRVLGSFSVLDPAKLDQAAKQAFADLPTAPALPTLEELGPTLPEPHPSWMTKLTEDWAQRYTK, encoded by the coding sequence ATGAGAAACCTCCTTGCCGCCCCGGTTCTTGCCGCGAGTCTCGCGCTGCCGCTCGCTGCGCCCGCCTTCGCCGATTGGGCGCAGATGCAGGCTGAGGCGAAGGGCCAGACGGTCTATTTCAATGCTTGGGGCGGCGATCCGCGCACCAACGCTTTCATCGATTGGGTGTCCGATCAGATGCAGGAGAAATACGGCGTCACGGTCGAGCAGGTGAAACTGTCCGACACTGCCGAAGCCGTTTCGCGCGTGCAGGCCGAGAAGGCGGCAGGCAAGGATGACGGCGGCGCGGTGGACCTTATCTGGATCAACGGGCCGAACTTTCTGGCGATGAAGGACGCGGGGCTGCTGCATGGGCCGTTCGTGAGCGATCTGCCCAATGCGAAATATCTCGACCTGTCGGAAGGCTCGGCGGCCACGACCGATTTCACCGTGCCGACCGAGGGCTATGAGAGCCCGTGGCGGCTTGCGAAATTCGCCTTCGCCTATGATGCGGAGCGGGTGAACGAACCGCCGAAGGATATGGCGGGGCTTCTGGATTGGGCCAAGGCGCATCCGGGCCGCTTCACCCATCCCAACCCGTCGAATTTCATGGGGGCGAGCTTCCTCAAGCAGGCGCTGGTCCAGTTGGCGCCCGATCCGGCGGCGCTGTCGCAGCCCGTGATGGACGAGGCCTATACCAAGGAAACCGCGCCGCTCTGGGCGTGGTACGATGCGTTGCGCCCGCTGATGTGGCGCGAAGGCAAATCCTTCCCCGAGAACGAAAGCGCGCAGGCGCAACTGCTGGCCGATGGCGAGGTCGATTTCGCGATGTTCTTCGATCCCGCCGCGCCCGCCGCGATGATCGAGCAGGGCGTGCTGCCGCCCTCTGTCCGCGTCTGGGTGCCCGAGGGCGGCACGATCGGGAATATCTCCTACGTCGCGATTCCCTATAACGCGGCGCATCAGGCGGGGGCGGAGCTGGTCGCGAATTTCCTGCTCGATCCGGCCACGCAGGCGCATATGCAGGACATCCGCGTGCTGGGAAGTTTCTCGGTGCTCGATCCGGCGAAGCTGGACCAGGCGGCGAAACAGGCCTTCGCTGATTTGCCTACCGCGCCCGCGCTGCCGACGCTGGAGGAGTTGGGCCCGACCCTGCCCGAGCCGCACCCGAGCTGGATGACCAAGCTCACCGAGGACTGGGCGCAGCGCTACACGAAGTGA
- a CDS encoding CDP-alcohol phosphatidyltransferase family protein — protein sequence MIDAALLPLQRAMMQPPAEALAARGIRADQVTVAGFALGLLAIPALAFHAYWLALALILINRVADGLDGAIARIKGPTDRGAFLDIALDFLFYALIPVGFALADPARNALAASILIAAFVGTGSSFLAFASIAAKRGMSTDAYPTKGIYYLGGLTEGAETILFFAAICLFPQAFPILAGIFAAACFVTTVTRWLMGWRAFS from the coding sequence ATGATCGATGCTGCTCTCCTGCCGCTGCAACGTGCCATGATGCAGCCTCCCGCCGAGGCGCTGGCCGCGCGCGGTATCCGCGCCGATCAGGTGACGGTGGCCGGCTTCGCGCTGGGTCTGCTCGCGATTCCGGCGCTGGCGTTCCACGCCTATTGGCTGGCGCTGGCGCTGATCCTCATCAACCGGGTCGCGGACGGGCTCGACGGGGCCATCGCGCGGATCAAGGGGCCGACCGATCGCGGTGCGTTCCTCGATATCGCGCTGGATTTTCTGTTCTACGCGCTGATCCCGGTGGGCTTCGCTCTGGCTGATCCGGCCCGTAACGCGCTCGCCGCTTCCATCCTGATCGCGGCCTTCGTCGGCACCGGGTCGAGCTTTCTCGCTTTCGCCTCGATCGCCGCCAAGCGCGGGATGAGCACCGATGCCTATCCGACGAAGGGCATCTACTACCTCGGCGGCCTTACCGAAGGGGCCGAGACGATCCTGTTCTTCGCGGCGATCTGTCTGTTTCCGCAAGCCTTCCCGATCCTTGCCGGGATCTTCGCCGCCGCCTGTTTCGTGACCACCGTGACCCGCTGGCTGATGGGCTGGCGGGCGTTTTCCTGA